AGGTCTCCAGCACCACACCCTGGCTGACCGCGCCGTCGCCGAAGTAACTGAGCGCGACCCGGTCCGAGCCCGCCCGCCGGAAGGCCCAGGCGGCGCCGGCCGCGATCGGCACGGCCGCGCCGACGATGGCGTTCGCCCCGAGTACGCCCACGCCGAAGTCGGCCGCGTGCATCGAGCCGCCCCGGCCCCGGTTCAGCCCGGTGGTCCGGCCCGCCAGCTCGGCCATCATCCGGGCCGGGTCGGCGCCCTTGGCCAGTACGTGGCCGTGGCCGCGGTGGGTGCTGGTGATCACGTCGTCGGGGCGCAGCGCCGCACAGGTGCCCGCGGCGATCGCCTCCTGGCCGGTGTACGGGTGGATTCCGCCGAGCACCACCTTGGCCCTGACCAGCTCGATCGCCCGCTGTTCGAAGCCGCGGATCAGGGCGACGCTCCGGTAGAGGGCGGCTGCCGGGCCGGTGGCCGGGCCCGTGGTCGCGTCAGTCACGGCCGACCGCTCCGTCGGCCCGCCAGAGCACCGGGCAGTACGCCGGGTCCGCGTAGTCGGGGCGGCCGTCCGGCAGTCGCCGGACCAGCACGTCGTGGTTGTACGCGGCGGTGGCGCCGTCGCTGAGCGCGAAACCGCGGTACTCGTTCGCGCCGTCCTGGAGGTGGAAGGAGATCGCGCGGCGCGGCCGGTCACTGCGGTTGGGGCCGCTGCCGTGGTACGTCCGGCAGTGGTGGAAGCTCATGTGGCCCTTGGGGATGACCAGCGGCACCTTGCGGATCCCGGCCCCGTTGTAGGCGGCGTTCTCGGCGAGCACCCGCTCCAGGTCGGCCTTGTCGCGGTCGGCGAAGTGCCTGGTCATCGAATCCTGGCGGCCGGTCTCCCGCCACAGGTGGCTGCCGTCCACCACGGTGAGCGTGCCCATCTCCTCGTCGCAGTCGTGGAACGGCACGAACGCCGTCAGCATCCGCTCGGACGTCGAGGTGGACCAGTAGTGCTTGTCGAAGTGCCAGGGCACGATGTTGCTGGGCTCACCGACGACCGCCGGCTTGAGGATCAGTGTCGACTGGAACACCCGGATCTCGTCCACTCCGGCCAGCAGCGCGGCCACCGCCCCGATCAGCGGCTTGCACAGCACCCGGGCGATCGGGTCGCTCTCGTAGTGGACGTAGTCGTTGTGGCGCTGGACCGGGCCGTGCGAGGGCTCCCAGGCCGCCAGCCGGGGCGGGCGCACCGGCAGGGCGCGGCTGCGCTCGCCGGCGTAGTAGCCCTCGCTCGCGGCGGCCAGCGCGTCCACCTCCTCGTCGGTGAACAGCTTCTTCGTCAGGTACCAGCCGTGCTCGGCGTAGAAGGCGACCTCGTCGGCGTCCGGCAGCAGCGCCAGCTCCTCGTCGGTGAGATCGAAGCGAAGGGTCCGGGTGGCGGTCATCGGTGGTCCGCCTCGGTGCTCCGGTGGATCTGGGCGGACTGGCGCACGGTGGCGAGCTCCCTTTCCTTGGCCTCGTAGAGGGCCGGTATGTTGCTGGTGCCGAAGGTGCGGGCCCCGTGACGCTCGATCAGCTCCCAGAAGAAGGTCCGCCGCACGTGCATCGAGGTGGCGAAGATCTGGTACATCCGGCCGAAGTGGTCCCGGTCCACCAGGATTCCGCGGCCGCGCAGCCGGTCCACCGGGAGCTCGGCGGCCAAGCCGCCGTCCAGCGCGTCGTAGTAGCCGTCCGGGGTGAACGCGAAGCCGACACCGCGCTGTGCCAGCGTGTCCACGGTGGTGACGATGTCGCTGCTGTTCAGGGCCAGGTGCTGCACGCCGGCGCCGTCGTGCCAGGCCAGGAAGTCGTCGATCTGACCGGGGGAGCGGCTGAGGTCGGGCTGGATCAGTGTGAGCGTGACGCCGCCGCCGGGGCTCTGCACCACCTGGGAGAACATGCCCTGCTTGCCGACCTCGATGTACTCCTCGAAGATCACCTCGAAGCCGAAGGCCTTCCGGTAGTACTGCGTGGTGGCGTCGAGCTGCCCGTCCGGCACGCAGACCGCGGCGTGGTCGATGCTCCGCAGCAGATCCGGTGACGCCGGTGGGGCCACGTCCAGCATCTCGATCGCGCCGGGCAGGAACTCCCGGTCCGAGCCGTGCCGTTCGACCAGCCGGTGCACCACGTCGCCGAAGCCGGAGACGGTGGCGGTGACCACGGAGGCGCCCTCGCAGGCGTAGGTCCTCGGCGCCTCGACGGCGGTCGCGCCGCCGGCCACCGTCGCGTCGTGGGCGGCGGCCGCGTCCCGGGTGCCGAAGGCGATCACGGCCACGCCGTCGCCGTGCCGGGCGACGTACGCCGCCGCCGGGTGCTCCGGCACCAGGGCCGAGGTCAGCAGCACCCGGCAGTCGCCCTGGCCCAGCAGCAGGCTGCGCTGCCCCGGCAGGCCGGTCTCGGGACCGCCCTCCCCGTAGAGCCGGAAGCCGTACCCGGAGCACAGGACGAACGCCGCCTGGCGCGCGTCACCCACGTAGAACTCGACATGATCGACGCCGAGGAAGTCCATTGCGGTAGCCGTTCCTTCTCTGTTCACCCGGTGTCGTCAGACGGCTCTGGCGAGCCGAGTGCTCGGCAGGCCGTAGACCAGGCTGATGTTGTGGCCGCCGAACCCGAACGAGTTCGACATGACGTGGCTGATCCCCGGAGCCGGACGCGGGCCCTTGCGGACGTGGTCGAGCTCGCAGGCGGGGTCGGGGTCGTCCAGGTTGTGGGTGGGCGGCAGCAGTGCGCGCCGCAGCGCGAGCACCGAGACCGCCGACTCGACCACCCCGGAGGCGCCGAGCATGTGGCCGGTGACCGCCTTGGTGGAGCTGACCGGCGGGGCGTGCTCGCCGAAGACCTTGCGGATCGCGACCACCTCGGCCCGGTCGCCCAGTCTGGTACTG
The sequence above is drawn from the Kitasatospora sp. NBC_00315 genome and encodes:
- a CDS encoding phytanoyl-CoA dioxygenase family protein yields the protein MTATRTLRFDLTDEELALLPDADEVAFYAEHGWYLTKKLFTDEEVDALAAASEGYYAGERSRALPVRPPRLAAWEPSHGPVQRHNDYVHYESDPIARVLCKPLIGAVAALLAGVDEIRVFQSTLILKPAVVGEPSNIVPWHFDKHYWSTSTSERMLTAFVPFHDCDEEMGTLTVVDGSHLWRETGRQDSMTRHFADRDKADLERVLAENAAYNGAGIRKVPLVIPKGHMSFHHCRTYHGSGPNRSDRPRRAISFHLQDGANEYRGFALSDGATAAYNHDVLVRRLPDGRPDYADPAYCPVLWRADGAVGRD
- the hppD gene encoding 4-hydroxyphenylpyruvate dioxygenase — translated: MDFLGVDHVEFYVGDARQAAFVLCSGYGFRLYGEGGPETGLPGQRSLLLGQGDCRVLLTSALVPEHPAAAYVARHGDGVAVIAFGTRDAAAAHDATVAGGATAVEAPRTYACEGASVVTATVSGFGDVVHRLVERHGSDREFLPGAIEMLDVAPPASPDLLRSIDHAAVCVPDGQLDATTQYYRKAFGFEVIFEEYIEVGKQGMFSQVVQSPGGGVTLTLIQPDLSRSPGQIDDFLAWHDGAGVQHLALNSSDIVTTVDTLAQRGVGFAFTPDGYYDALDGGLAAELPVDRLRGRGILVDRDHFGRMYQIFATSMHVRRTFFWELIERHGARTFGTSNIPALYEAKERELATVRQSAQIHRSTEADHR